The DNA window GCCCCACCTTCATGGGCAACCCGCTGGCATGTGCGGTGGCCAACGCCAGTCTTGGCATGATCGGCGACGGCGGGTGGCGGGCCGACGTTGCCCGGATCGCCGCGGGCCTGGCGTCGGGCTGGCCCCCGCCCGGGACCTTGAGGCCGTCCGGGAGGTCCGCACCACCGGCGCCGTCGGAGTCATCGAGCTGCACGGCGCCGTCGACGTCACCGCGGTCACTGCCGCGGCGATCCGGCACGGCGTCTGGGTCCGGCCGTTCCGGAACCTCGTCTACACGATGCCCCCGTACATCAGCACAGCGGCTGATGTTGAACAGATCACCGCGGGCATGACGGCGGCCGTCGCCGAAGTCCACGAACGCGTCCCGGCACGGTCCGGAGGCGTGGCATGAACGCCTCGATGAACCAGTGGCTCGAGCGCCAGGCCGCTGTCCGGGACCGCCGGGGCCTGGTCCGCCGCCCGCTCCCCCGCACCGCGGACGAACGGTTCATCGACCTGGCGAGCAACGACTATCTGGGCCTCGCGGCGGACCCGCGGGTTGCGGGGGCTGCTGCGGCGGCCGCGTCGCTGTGGGGCGCGGGCGCCACATCCTCGCGTCTGGTGGCCGGAACCACGCGGCTGCACCTGGACCTCGAGGAGGAACTGGCCTTGCTGGCCGGGATGGAGTCGGCGCTGGTGTTCTCCTCCGGCTATCTGGCCAACCTTGGTGTGATCACGGCGCTGGGCGGCCCAGGAACCCTGATCGTCGCGGATGAACACTGCCACGCCTCGATGATCGACGGATTCCGGCTCAGCCGCTCCCGCACCGAATCGTTCACCCACAACAGCGTGGCGGAGGCCGGCCGGCTGCTCGCTGACCGTCCGGAACCCCGCGCGATCATCGCCGTCGAATCGGTCTACAGCGTCCTGGGTGACGAAGCCCCGCTCAGGGACTTACTGGCACTGGCCGAGGAACACGACGCCGTGCTGCTCATCGATGAGGCCCACAGCCTGGGAGTCACCGGCACCGGCAACGTCCAGGGCCGTGGCTCGGTGGCCGGGACCGCCCTTGCGGGGCATCCGAACGTGATCGTGACCGCGACGCTGTCCAAGGCCCTGGGCAGCCAGGGCGGAGCGGTCCTGGGATCCGCCCTGCTGCGGGAGCACCTCGTCAACCGGGCCCGGGCTTCATCTTCGACACCGGCCTGGCGCCCGCCT is part of the Arthrobacter sp. KBS0703 genome and encodes:
- a CDS encoding aminotransferase class I/II-fold pyridoxal phosphate-dependent enzyme, which gives rise to MNASMNQWLERQAAVRDRRGLVRRPLPRTADERFIDLASNDYLGLAADPRVAGAAAAAASLWGAGATSSRLVAGTTRLHLDLEEELALLAGMESALVFSSGYLANLGVITALGGPGTLIVADEHCHASMIDGFRLSRSRTESFTHNSVAEAGRLLADRPEPRAIIAVESVYSVLGDEAPLRDLLALAEEHDAVLLIDEAHSLGVTGTGNVQGRGSVAGTALAGHPNVIVTATLSKALGSQGGAVLGSALLREHLVNRARASSSTPAWRPPRQRRPSPRCGSSGTNRGARDPSEATLRRCPPGCPGPCSPRICRRWRRRRRPGGGGGPVHRHAVRGISPGSCRGRAHGRRPGRLLPPAVRSRRNFTPAAHRPRHPVSYTHLDVYKRQVLRGILEELP